In Nocardioides nitrophenolicus, the genomic window CGGCGTCGCGAGAACATAGCGTCGCGGGATGCTCCCGCTGCCGCGCGGCCCGCTCGCGCTCCCGCTGGTCACCCTGGTGGCCGCGCTGGCCACCCTGGCCGGCGTACCCGCGGCCGCGGGCGACACCGGCCTGCCGAGCCTCACCGTCGGCACGACGGTCCGGGCGGTCGAGCCGACGGTGCAGGAGTACTGCTGGACCTACCCCGACGTGGTCACCCCGGAGGGCGAGATCGGCTCCAGCACCTGCGACCACCGCAGCCCGCGCAAGGAGCCGACGCTGCGCCACGACGGCGCGCTCCGGCTCACCTTCGCCGCGACCGGCTGGCGCTGGACGGCGCGCTACCAGAGCCTGCGCTCGACCAGCCCGTCCTGCCGGGCCACGGCACGAGTGCGGCGCGTCGACGAGCACGACTACCGGGTGCGCCGTCCGGCGCACCACGGCAGCTACCGGGTGACGCTGACCGGCCGCGGGCCGGAGGGGCGGATCGTCGCGGCGTTCGTCTGGCGCTACGGCCGGGGTCCCTGCTAGACCCGTCGTCAGACGTTGAAGCCGAGGGCGCGCAGCTGCTCGCGACCGTCGGGGGTGATCTTGTCGGGACCCCACGGCGGCATCCAGACCCAGTTGATCGCGACGTCGTTGACCAGGCCCTCGAGCGCCGACTCGGTCTGGTCGGTGATCACGTCGGTCAGCGGACAGGCCGCCGAGGTGAGGGTCATGTCGAGGACGAGGTTGGTGTTCTCGTCGACGTGGATGCCGTAGACCAGGCCGAGGTCGACCACGTTGATGCCGAGCTCCGGGTCGACGACGTCCTTCATCGCCTCCTCGATGTCGGCGAGGGCCACGTTGGAGGAGGCGTTCGTGCTGCCGCCGGCCTCGGGGACCTCGGGCAGGTCGCTGTTGTCGATGGACTCGCTCATCACTTGTCTCCGTCTCCCGCGACGACCTGCGCCGTCGCGTCCTTCCACGCCATCCAGGACAGCAGCGCGCACTTCACCCGCGCCGGGAACTTCGCCACGCCGGCGAACGCGATGCCGTCCTCGAGCACGTCCTCGTCGGGCTCCACGGCGCCCTTGCCCTGCATCAGGGTGAGGAACTCCTGGTGGATCTCCATCGCCTCGTCGACGCTCTTGCCGACCACGAGGTCGTAGAGCACCGAGGCGGATGCCTGCGAGATCGAGCAGCCGAGGGCGTCGTACGACACGTCGTCGACGACCCCGTCGGCCAGGTGCACCCGCAGGGTGACCTCGTCGCCACAGGTCGGGTTGACGTGGTGCACCTCGGCCGTGTGGTCGGCGTGCTCCCGCAGCCCCTTACCGTGGGGGTTCTTGTAGTGGTCGAGGATGATCTCCTGGTACAGGGCATCCAGGTCGGTGGCAGCCATCGCTCAGTCCAACTTGAAGTAGGAGCGGGTGTATTCCAGCGCCTCGACCAGGGCGTCGATCTCACGCGGCTCGGTGTAGAGGTACGACGACATCCGCGTCGAGCTCTGCACCCCGAACCGGGCGTGGGCCGGCTTGGCGCAGTGGTGGCCGGCGCGCACGGCGATGCCCCGGCTGTCGAGCACCTGCGCGATGTCGTGGGGGTGCACGCCGTCGAGCTCGAAGGAGATCGCGCCGCCGCGCAGGGCCGCGTCGAGCGGACCGAGCACCGTCAGGCCCTTGACCGAACGCAGGCCGTCGAGGGCGTAGGCGGTGATCGCCTGCTCGTGGGCGTGGATCGCGTCCAGGCCGATGTGGCCGAGGTACTCCACCGCCGCGCCGAGGCCGATCGCCTCGACGATGGGCGGGGTGCCGGCCTCGAACTTGTGAGGGATGCCGGCGTACGTCGAGCCCTCCATCCGCACGGTCTCGATCATCTCGCCGCCACCGAGGAACGGGGGCAGCTGGTCGAGCACCGCACGCGAGCCCCACAGCACGCCGATGCCGGTCGGGCCGACCACCTTGTGGCCGGTGAAGGCCAGCAGGTCGGGGCGCTCCTCGGCCGGCATCGCGGCGAGGTCGATCGGCAGCTGGGGCGCGGCCTGGGACGCGTCGACGACGACGATGGCGCCGACCGCGTGGGCGCGCCTGGCGATCTCGGCGATCGGGTTGATCGTGCCGAGCATGTTGGACACCCAGGTGAGCGAGACGACCTTGGTGCGCTCGGTGATCAGCTCGTCGACGTTCGAGAGGTCGAGCCGCCCGTCGTCGGTCAGGCCGAACCAGCGCAGCGTCGCACCCGTGCGCTGGGTGAGCAGCTGCCACGGCACGATGTTGGAGTGGTGCTCCATCTCGGTGATGACCACCTCGTCACCGGCGCCGACCTGGAGCGGACCCGCCCAGGCCAGCGTGTTGGCGACCAGGTTGAGCGCCTCGGAGGCGTTCTTGGTGAAGATCACCTCGTCGCGCTCGGGCGCGCCGATGAACGCCGCCACCTTGTCGCGCGCGGCCTCGAACGCCTCGGTCGACTCCGCGCCGAGCTGGTGCATCGCGCGGGCGATGTTGGCGTTGTGGCGCTCGAGGTGGTCGACCATCGTGTCGATGACCACCTGCGGCTTCTGCGAGGTGTTGGCGCTGTCGAGATAGACCAGCGGCAGCCCGCCCGCGAGCGTGCGCTCGAGGATCGGGAAGTCCTTGCGGATGACCGCCAGCTCCGGGAGGAGCCCCTCCAGGGTCATGGTCAGACTCCGGCGGTCGTGAAGCGCTCGTAGCCGTTCGCCTCGAGCTCGTCGGCCAGCTCGGGGCCACCCGACTCGGCGATCCGGCCGTCGACGAAGACGTGCACGACGTCGGGCTTCACGTAGCGCAGGATCCGCGTGTAGTGCGTGATCAGCAGCAGGCCCTTGCCGTCGCGTGCGGCGTAGTCGTTGATGCCGTCGGAGACGACCTTGAGCGCGTCGATGTCGAGACCGGAGTCGATCTCGTCGAGGATCGCGAACTTCGGGTCGAGCAGGTCGAGCTGGGCGATCTCGGCGCGCTTCTTCTCGCCGCCCGAGAAACCCTCGTTGACCGAGCGCGACGAGAACTGGGTGTCGAGCTTCATCCGGTCGAGGGCGCCGTTGACGTCCTTGACCCAGGTGCGCAGCTTGGGCGCCTCGCCGTCGATGGCGGTCTTGGCGGTGCGCAGGAAGTTGGCCATCGAGACGCCGGGCACCTCGACGGGGTACTGCATCGCCAGGAACAGGCCGGCGCGGGCGCGCTCGTCGACGCTCATCTCGAGCACGTTCTCGCCGTCGAGGAGGACCTCGCCGCCGGTGACGGTGTACTTCGGGTGACCCGCGATGGAGTACGCCGTGGTGGACTTGCCCGAGCCGTTGGGGCCCATGATCGCGTGGGTCTCGCCGTCCTTGATGGTCAGCGTGACGCCCTTGAGGATCTCCTTGGCTCCGTCCTCGGTGTCGACGGACACCTGCAGGTTCTTGATCTCGAGGGTGCTCATGCGGGGGTGACTCCATTCAGGGTCGTGGTGACGTCGACGTAGATGTCGCCGTCACGCACTTCGACGGGGAAGGTGGCGACCGGTTCGGTCGCCGGGAGGCTGGTGGGCTTGCCGGTGCGCAGGTCGAAGGTCGAGCCGTGCAGCCAGCACTCGATGGTGCACTCGGCGACCTCGCCCTCGCTGAGCTGGACCGCGGCGTGGGAGCAGAGGTCCTGTAGGGCGTAGACGTCGTCGCCGTCGCGGGCGATCGCGACGTCGTAGCGGTCGACGGTGACCCCGAGGGCCTCGTCGGTCGGCACGTCGGCCAGCGACGCCACGCGCTCGAAGCTCACAGCGCACCCTCGAGGACGTTCTTGGCGAGCTCGGCCTCGACGGTGGCGGCGAGGCTCTCCTCGAGCTCGGGGACGCCGACCTGACGGATCAGGTCGTTGAAGAAGCCGTGGACGACCAGGCGCTGCGCCTCCTTCTCGGAGATGCCGCGCGAGCGCAGGTAGAACAGCTGCTCGTCGTCGAACCGCGCCGTCGCGGACGCGTGGCCCGCGCCCTCGATCTCGCCGGTCTCGATCTCCAGGTTGGGGACCGAGTCGGCCTGGCAGCCGTCGGTGAGGACCAGGTTGCGGTTCTCCTCGTAGGTCTCGATGCCCTCGGCGACCTTGCGGATCAGCACGTTGCCGATCCACACGGTGTGCGCCTTCTCGCCCTGCAGCGCGCCCTTGTAGACCACGTTCGACTTGGTCTTGGGGGCGGTGTGGTCGACGAAGAGGCGGTGCTCGATGTGCTGTCCGGCGTCGGCGAAGTAGAGGCCGAGCATCTCCACCGCGCCACCCGGGCCGGCGTAGTCGGCGGTGGTGTCGTGGCGCACCACGTCGCCGCCGAAGGTGATGTCGACGTGCTTGAACTGCGCGTCGCGGCCCACCCGGATGTGGCGGTGGCCGACGTGGACGGCGTCGTCGGCCCAGTCGTCGATCGACACGACGGTCAGCTGGGCGCCGTCCTCGACCACGATCTCGACGTTGTCGGCCAGGGTCATCGAGCCCTCGAAGCGGAGCACGACGATGGCCCGGCTGAACCGCTCGGCGCGGATCACGGCGTGCGCCGCCGTGGCCTCGTCGGTGCCGGTGCCCTCGATGGTCACGAAGACCGGGCGCTCCAGCACCGCCTCGGCCGGGATGGTCACCGCCAGGCTGCTCTTCGTCTCGGCCAGGGCGCGGGCGGAGATGCGGTCCCACGGCACCAGCCCCGAGACGCCCTTGAGCGAGTCGTCCTCGACCCGCTCGACCTTGACGCCCTCGGGGGCGTCGAAGGTGGGCGTGTACGACGTGCCGGCGAGCGGCGCGTCGGCGTGGATCTCGCGCAGCCGCTTGAGCGGGGTGAAGCGCCAGATCTCCTCGCGACCGGTCGGCACCTCGTGGGCGTCGACGTCGAACGATCCTTCGGGGTGGAGGTGGCTCTCGACCTTCTCGAGGGCGTTCTCCAAGACTTCGGCGGTCATCAGCCGACGGCACCTTCCATCTGCAGCTCGATCAGGCGGTTCAGCTCGAGGGCGTACTCCATCGGGAGCTCCTTGGCGATCGGCTCGACGAAGCCGCGCACGATCATCGCCATCGCCTCGTCCTGCTCCATGCCCCGGGACATCAGGTAGAACAGCTGGTCGTCGGAGACCTTCGAGACCGACGCCTCGTGGCCCATCGACACGTCGTCCTCGCGGATGTCGACGTAGGGATAGGTGTCGGAGCGGCTGATCTGGTCGACCAGCAGCGCGTCGCACAGCACGTTGGACTTCGAGCCGTGGGCGCCCTCGTTGACCTGGATCAGGCCGCGGTACGACGTGCGGCCGCCGCCGCGGGCGACCGACTTGGACAGGATCGAGGAGGAGGTGTGGGGCGCGGCGTGGACCATCTTGGCGCCGGCGTCCTGGTGCTGGCCCTCGCCCGCGAAGGCGATGGAGAGCGTCTCGCCCTTGGCGTGCTCGCCCATCAGGTAGACCGCCGGGTACTTCATGGTCACCTTGGAGCCGATGTTGCCGTCGACCCACTCCATCGTCGCACCGGCCTCGCAGACCGCGCGCTTGGTGACGAGGTTGTAGACGTTGTTGGACCAGTTCTGGATGGTCGTGTAGCGGCAGCGGCCGCCCTTCTTGACGATGATCTCGACGACCGCGGAGTGCAGCGAGTCGCTGCTGTAGATCGGCGCGGTACAGCCCTCGACGTAGTGGACGTAGGCGTCCTCGTCGACGATGATCAGCGTCCGCTCGAACTGGCCCATGTTCTCGGTGTTGATCCGGAAGTAGGCCTGCAGCGGGATGTCGACGTGGACACCCTTCGGGACGTAGATGAACGAGCCGCCCGACCACACCGAGGTGTTGAGCGCGGAGAACTTGTTGTCACCGACCGGGATGACGGTGCCGAAGTACTCCTTGAAGAGGTCCTCGTGCTCCTTCAGCGCGGTGTCGGTGTCGAGGAAGATGACGCCCTGCTCCTCCAGGTCCTCGCGGATCTGGTGGTAGACGACCTCCGACTCGTACTGCGCGGCGACGCCGGCGACCAGGCGCTGCTTCTCCGCCTCGGGGATGCCGAGCTTGTCGTAGGTGTTCTTGATGTCCTCGGGCAGGTCCTCCCAGCTCTGGGCCTGCCTCTCGGTGGACCGCACGAAGTACTTGATGTTGTCGAAGTCGATCGCGGACAGGTCGGAGCCCCACGTCGGCATCGGCTTGCGGTCGAAGAGCTTGAGGCCCTTGAGCCGCAGGTCGAGCATCCAGCCCGGCTCGCTCTTCTTCGAGGAGATGTCGCGCACGACGTCCTCGTTGAGGCCGCGCTTGGCGTTGGCGCCGACGTCGTTCTTGTCGGACCAGCCGAAGTCGTAGCGACCGATCCCCTTGAGCTCGGGGTTCAGCTCTTCGATCGAGGTCATGACGTGACCTGCTCCTTCTGTGTTGAGGGGATGCACGTGGTGCACACCCCGTCGCCGTGGGCGATGGTGGCCAGGCGCTGGACGTGGGTGCCGAGGACGCGACCGATGGCCTCGGTCTCGGCCTCGCACAGCTGGGGGAACTCGTGGGCGACGTGGGAGACCGGGCAGTGCTGCTGGCACAGCTGCTCCCCCACCACCGGCAGCTCGCGGACCGAGGCGGCATAGCCCTCGTCGGAGAACACCAGCGCGAGCACCTCGGCCGGCGACGCCGCCGGGTGCTCGGCCGCGACCTCGGGGAAGCGGCGCTCGATGAACGCGGCCCGCCGCTCGGCGAACGCGCGCACCGCCTCCTCCCCGACCGTCTCTGCGAGGAAGCGGATCGCCTCGGTGGCCAGGTCGTCGTACTGCTGGTCGAAGGCGTCGCGACCACGCTCGGTGAGCGCGAACACCTTCGCCGGGCGACCCCGGCCGCGGGTGCCGGCGGGACGCGGGTCGCGGGCGTCGACGGCGCCCTCCGCGAGCAGCTGGTCGAGGTGGCGTCGTACGGCCGCGGGGGTGAGCTGGAGGCGCTCCGCGAGCGCCGCCGCCGTGGACGGGCCGTTGACCAGGATCGAGCGCGCGACGCGCTGACGCGTCGGCTGATCGGTCTCGGTCACGAATTCCACAACAGCAGTGTGCCGTTATTGATTCCGGCGGTTCAAGGAAGGCAAGGCTTAGTGAGGTGACCCTCACCGCTCGGTCGGGCTCGGACTGGTGTGCCGCAGCCACGCCAGCCCCGCGAACGGCAGCACCAGCGGCAGGAAGCCGTAGCCCTGACCGAAGTGCGACCAGACCGTCTTGTCGGGGAACAGGTCCGTGGCGAGATAGCTCAGCGTGCCGACGGACAGCACGCCGAGCAGCTCGATGGTGACCGCGATGCCGGCCACCCGCCAACCGGTGCTGCCGCCGAGCAGCAGGCAGGTGGTGGCGACCAGGTAGAGGACGGCGGCGACCAGGGAGAGGGAGTACGCCAGCGGCGCCTTGCCGGGCTCCAGGCCGAGCTGGACGGCGGAGCGGCCGGTCGCGGCCACCGCGAACAGCCCGTAGACGAAGACCAGGGCGCGACCCCAGCCCTCGGAGAGCGGATGCGCCGGCTGGCCGGCGCCGCCGCGGGCGGACGGCTCAGGCACCGCGACCACCCCACACGTCCCACAGCCGCACCTCGAGGCCGGCGACGGTCGCGACCCCGAGCAGCAGGATCGTGGTGCCGACCCGGGACCGCTCG contains:
- a CDS encoding metal-sulfur cluster assembly factor, whose product is MSESIDNSDLPEVPEAGGSTNASSNVALADIEEAMKDVVDPELGINVVDLGLVYGIHVDENTNLVLDMTLTSAACPLTDVITDQTESALEGLVNDVAINWVWMPPWGPDKITPDGREQLRALGFNV
- the sufD gene encoding Fe-S cluster assembly protein SufD, with the translated sequence MTAEVLENALEKVESHLHPEGSFDVDAHEVPTGREEIWRFTPLKRLREIHADAPLAGTSYTPTFDAPEGVKVERVEDDSLKGVSGLVPWDRISARALAETKSSLAVTIPAEAVLERPVFVTIEGTGTDEATAAHAVIRAERFSRAIVVLRFEGSMTLADNVEIVVEDGAQLTVVSIDDWADDAVHVGHRHIRVGRDAQFKHVDITFGGDVVRHDTTADYAGPGGAVEMLGLYFADAGQHIEHRLFVDHTAPKTKSNVVYKGALQGEKAHTVWIGNVLIRKVAEGIETYEENRNLVLTDGCQADSVPNLEIETGEIEGAGHASATARFDDEQLFYLRSRGISEKEAQRLVVHGFFNDLIRQVGVPELEESLAATVEAELAKNVLEGAL
- a CDS encoding helix-turn-helix transcriptional regulator → MTETDQPTRQRVARSILVNGPSTAAALAERLQLTPAAVRRHLDQLLAEGAVDARDPRPAGTRGRGRPAKVFALTERGRDAFDQQYDDLATEAIRFLAETVGEEAVRAFAERRAAFIERRFPEVAAEHPAASPAEVLALVFSDEGYAASVRELPVVGEQLCQQHCPVSHVAHEFPQLCEAETEAIGRVLGTHVQRLATIAHGDGVCTTCIPSTQKEQVTS
- a CDS encoding non-heme iron oxygenase ferredoxin subunit, whose product is MSFERVASLADVPTDEALGVTVDRYDVAIARDGDDVYALQDLCSHAAVQLSEGEVAECTIECWLHGSTFDLRTGKPTSLPATEPVATFPVEVRDGDIYVDVTTTLNGVTPA
- a CDS encoding cysteine desulfurase; translated protein: MTLEGLLPELAVIRKDFPILERTLAGGLPLVYLDSANTSQKPQVVIDTMVDHLERHNANIARAMHQLGAESTEAFEAARDKVAAFIGAPERDEVIFTKNASEALNLVANTLAWAGPLQVGAGDEVVITEMEHHSNIVPWQLLTQRTGATLRWFGLTDDGRLDLSNVDELITERTKVVSLTWVSNMLGTINPIAEIARRAHAVGAIVVVDASQAAPQLPIDLAAMPAEERPDLLAFTGHKVVGPTGIGVLWGSRAVLDQLPPFLGGGEMIETVRMEGSTYAGIPHKFEAGTPPIVEAIGLGAAVEYLGHIGLDAIHAHEQAITAYALDGLRSVKGLTVLGPLDAALRGGAISFELDGVHPHDIAQVLDSRGIAVRAGHHCAKPAHARFGVQSSTRMSSYLYTEPREIDALVEALEYTRSYFKLD
- the sufU gene encoding Fe-S cluster assembly sulfur transfer protein SufU yields the protein MAATDLDALYQEIILDHYKNPHGKGLREHADHTAEVHHVNPTCGDEVTLRVHLADGVVDDVSYDALGCSISQASASVLYDLVVGKSVDEAMEIHQEFLTLMQGKGAVEPDEDVLEDGIAFAGVAKFPARVKCALLSWMAWKDATAQVVAGDGDK
- the sufC gene encoding Fe-S cluster assembly ATPase SufC; translated protein: MSTLEIKNLQVSVDTEDGAKEILKGVTLTIKDGETHAIMGPNGSGKSTTAYSIAGHPKYTVTGGEVLLDGENVLEMSVDERARAGLFLAMQYPVEVPGVSMANFLRTAKTAIDGEAPKLRTWVKDVNGALDRMKLDTQFSSRSVNEGFSGGEKKRAEIAQLDLLDPKFAILDEIDSGLDIDALKVVSDGINDYAARDGKGLLLITHYTRILRYVKPDVVHVFVDGRIAESGGPELADELEANGYERFTTAGV
- the sufB gene encoding Fe-S cluster assembly protein SufB; the encoded protein is MTSIEELNPELKGIGRYDFGWSDKNDVGANAKRGLNEDVVRDISSKKSEPGWMLDLRLKGLKLFDRKPMPTWGSDLSAIDFDNIKYFVRSTERQAQSWEDLPEDIKNTYDKLGIPEAEKQRLVAGVAAQYESEVVYHQIREDLEEQGVIFLDTDTALKEHEDLFKEYFGTVIPVGDNKFSALNTSVWSGGSFIYVPKGVHVDIPLQAYFRINTENMGQFERTLIIVDEDAYVHYVEGCTAPIYSSDSLHSAVVEIIVKKGGRCRYTTIQNWSNNVYNLVTKRAVCEAGATMEWVDGNIGSKVTMKYPAVYLMGEHAKGETLSIAFAGEGQHQDAGAKMVHAAPHTSSSILSKSVARGGGRTSYRGLIQVNEGAHGSKSNVLCDALLVDQISRSDTYPYVDIREDDVSMGHEASVSKVSDDQLFYLMSRGMEQDEAMAMIVRGFVEPIAKELPMEYALELNRLIELQMEGAVG